A region of Flavobacterium indicum GPTSA100-9 = DSM 17447 DNA encodes the following proteins:
- a CDS encoding ABC transporter ATP-binding protein — protein MLNKILNTIQSSFKYFTFFYGYLKIKLLVVILFSFLVSLLDALSISIFIPLLNTSDKNKTEGGQIDEYSKHVQDFLHFLNIPNTINYLLLVMLVFFILKGVFRYLDVHYRVFLISFFVKNIRSEQLNLISHLRYSKFVKTDLGKIQNSITKECDNVVFGYTQYISVFQNAIFVIVYLILSLFVNPKFSIIVIFGGIVSNLIFRKVYVNSENISFSISNKNNHFMSLVLQHITNFKYLKATNRAKDHKKMIENVMHDIEDNQMKLGFISGLSLSLREPLLVLFLVGAIFLHINYFNGDIASILLILILLYRTFSSLMTVQTNWTGFLKYVGSIRFIKEVKKEFLSQQEIIEGKLFKSIDATINVKDLSYSYNNEQIILNQVSLTIPANSSVAFVGRSGSGKTTLINLLIGLLEPTNGSISIDGVSLKEYNIESYRGKVGLITQEVVVFNDTLFNNVTFWDEKNEKNLTRFYEIIEKVDLTEFINNFNDKEDLILGDNGVLMSGGQRQRLSIARELYKENEILVLDEATSALDTETEKIIQQSIDALKGSVTIIIIAHRLSTIKNVDTIYLLNNGTIEASGSFNELLSQSTTFANMVKTQEL, from the coding sequence ATGTTAAATAAAATTCTGAATACAATTCAATCTAGTTTTAAATACTTTACATTTTTTTATGGGTATTTAAAAATTAAATTACTTGTTGTCATACTTTTTAGTTTTCTTGTAAGTTTATTAGATGCTTTGAGTATTTCTATCTTTATTCCTTTATTGAATACATCTGATAAAAATAAAACTGAAGGCGGACAAATTGATGAGTATTCTAAACATGTTCAAGATTTTCTACATTTTTTAAATATTCCGAACACAATCAATTATTTACTTTTAGTAATGTTGGTGTTTTTTATTTTGAAAGGTGTTTTTAGGTATTTGGATGTGCATTATCGTGTGTTTTTAATATCCTTTTTTGTTAAGAATATAAGATCAGAGCAGTTAAATTTAATTTCACATCTGAGGTATTCCAAATTTGTAAAAACAGATTTAGGAAAAATTCAAAATAGTATAACTAAAGAATGTGATAATGTTGTTTTTGGTTATACACAATATATATCGGTTTTTCAAAATGCAATTTTTGTAATTGTCTATTTAATACTATCTTTATTTGTCAATCCGAAGTTTTCTATAATAGTAATTTTTGGAGGAATTGTATCAAATTTAATATTTAGAAAAGTATATGTAAATTCAGAAAATATTTCTTTTTCTATATCTAATAAGAACAATCATTTTATGAGTTTGGTGCTGCAACACATTACAAATTTTAAATATTTAAAAGCAACAAATAGAGCTAAAGACCACAAAAAGATGATTGAAAATGTCATGCATGATATTGAAGATAATCAAATGAAATTAGGTTTTATTAGTGGTTTAAGTTTATCTTTAAGGGAACCGCTTCTTGTATTGTTTTTAGTAGGTGCTATATTTTTACATATTAATTATTTTAACGGTGATATTGCTTCAATTTTATTAATTTTAATTTTATTATATCGAACTTTTAGTAGCTTAATGACTGTACAAACCAATTGGACAGGGTTTTTAAAATACGTTGGTTCTATTCGTTTTATTAAGGAAGTAAAAAAAGAATTTTTAAGTCAACAAGAAATAATTGAAGGGAAATTATTTAAATCTATTGATGCTACAATTAATGTAAAGGATTTATCTTATTCTTATAATAACGAACAAATAATTTTAAATCAAGTTAGTTTAACAATTCCTGCTAATAGTTCAGTAGCTTTTGTTGGTCGAAGTGGTTCAGGAAAAACAACTTTAATAAACTTACTAATTGGTTTGTTAGAACCTACTAATGGTAGTATTTCTATTGATGGGGTTTCATTAAAGGAATATAATATTGAATCTTATAGGGGAAAAGTTGGATTAATAACTCAGGAAGTAGTGGTTTTTAATGATACATTATTTAATAATGTGACTTTTTGGGATGAAAAAAATGAAAAAAATCTAACTCGATTTTATGAAATTATCGAAAAAGTAGATTTGACTGAATTCATCAATAATTTTAATGATAAAGAAGATCTTATTTTAGGAGATAATGGCGTTTTAATGTCGGGAGGACAAAGACAACGATTATCAATAGCTCGTGAATTATATAAAGAAAATGAGATATTAGTTTTAGATGAAGCAACTTCAGCGCTTGATACAGAAACGGAAAAAATAATTCAACAAAGTATTGATGCTCTTAAAGGTTCTGTAACTATTATAATTATTGCTCATAGATTATCAACAATTAAAAACGTAGATACTATTTATTTGTTGAATAATGGTACAATTGAAGCCAGTGGAAGTTTTAATGAATTATTATCGCAATCCACTACATTTGCTAACATGGTAAAAACACAAGAATTATAA
- a CDS encoding glycosyltransferase family 2 protein: MIAIIITYRNRDLNIVKKCLDSLQLQKNKEFQLYLIDYGSDANYSTGLKELSINYDFLNLFSYPVKGQLWNKSRAINIVLNKITTEYVFIGDIDMMYHEDFISTLYKYKNENGAIYFKVGYLNEVESKLIKPFNDYKINHYSNHEATGMTLYNREKLMAINGYDEYYHGWGSEDTDVHFRFVNSGYEVNYFDSSILMLHQWHPKTYRSKDSLAPFHSKLEQINSAYLLFSKKNNIIQSNKDFVFGLEPNDKEYLKLEKPSRKISITNEVNEIKSFLNGSISNFKNVCVEFNFVHHPQLNSLKNKLKRKLKKKHLVFYSLEDVNNMLIETIIMNYRNNPYNLFFDRNKQILKLIIVL; the protein is encoded by the coding sequence TTGATAGCAATTATTATTACATATAGAAATAGAGACTTAAACATTGTAAAAAAATGTTTAGATTCATTACAATTGCAAAAAAATAAAGAATTTCAATTGTATTTGATTGATTATGGAAGTGATGCTAATTATTCAACTGGGTTGAAAGAACTTTCTATAAATTATGATTTTCTAAATTTATTCTCTTATCCAGTTAAAGGACAATTATGGAATAAGTCTCGAGCAATTAATATTGTGTTAAATAAAATTACAACAGAATATGTTTTTATTGGGGATATTGATATGATGTATCATGAAGATTTTATTTCAACCTTGTACAAGTATAAAAATGAAAATGGAGCCATTTATTTTAAAGTGGGCTACCTTAATGAAGTGGAATCGAAATTAATTAAACCATTCAATGATTATAAAATAAATCATTACTCCAATCATGAAGCGACTGGAATGACGCTTTATAATAGAGAAAAATTAATGGCAATTAATGGATATGATGAGTATTATCATGGTTGGGGTTCAGAAGATACAGATGTTCATTTTAGATTTGTCAATTCAGGATATGAAGTTAACTATTTTGATTCTTCAATTTTAATGTTGCACCAATGGCACCCTAAAACCTATAGGAGTAAAGATAGTTTAGCTCCTTTTCACTCAAAATTAGAACAGATTAATAGTGCGTATTTATTGTTTAGTAAAAAGAATAATATAATACAATCAAATAAGGATTTTGTTTTTGGATTGGAACCTAACGATAAAGAATATTTAAAATTAGAAAAACCTAGTAGAAAAATTAGTATTACTAACGAAGTTAATGAAATTAAATCTTTTTTAAATGGTTCTATTTCAAATTTTAAAAACGTATGTGTTGAATTTAACTTTGTACATCATCCTCAACTTAATTCTTTAAAAAATAAATTAAAAAGAAAGTTGAAAAAAAAGCATTTGGTGTTTTACAGCTTAGAAGATGTTAATAATATGTTGATTGAAACTATTATTATGAATTATAGAAATAACCCTTATAATTTGTTTTTTGATAGAAATAAACAAATACTAAAACTTATAATTGTCCTTTAA
- a CDS encoding methyltransferase domain-containing protein, with protein MKLIEIVKILKNKLVGSKVNQQRINEIESNTIALKEARKSDVNRWQKNEELFTNWNERTAIMADFIPSDANVIEFGAGVMHMKSILPKTVTYTPSDIVKRYEETVVCDLNEPITVNLKQFDTAVFSGVLEYVYNIENVIDQLSNASINHIICSYCCSDIITLSREKNGWLSDYTKSELEAIFSGFGYTVKNYQLWNNQSIFNLVREQ; from the coding sequence ATGAAATTAATTGAAATAGTAAAAATTTTAAAAAATAAATTAGTTGGTTCAAAAGTTAATCAACAACGCATCAATGAAATTGAATCTAACACAATTGCATTAAAAGAAGCACGTAAATCGGATGTAAATAGATGGCAAAAAAATGAAGAATTGTTCACAAATTGGAATGAAAGAACAGCAATTATGGCTGATTTCATTCCTTCCGATGCTAATGTAATTGAGTTTGGGGCTGGAGTAATGCACATGAAATCAATTTTACCCAAAACGGTAACCTATACACCTTCAGATATTGTTAAAAGATATGAAGAAACGGTAGTGTGTGATTTAAATGAACCAATAACTGTTAATTTAAAACAATTTGATACAGCTGTTTTTAGCGGCGTTCTTGAATATGTTTATAATATAGAAAATGTAATTGACCAATTGAGTAATGCATCTATTAATCATATAATCTGTTCTTATTGTTGTTCGGATATTATTACTCTATCAAGAGAAAAAAATGGATGGTTGAGTGATTATACTAAATCTGAATTGGAAGCTATTTTCTCAGGTTTTGGTTATACTGTTAAAAATTATCAATTGTGGAATAATCAATCTATTTTTAATTTAGTTAGAGAACAATAA
- a CDS encoding polysaccharide pyruvyl transferase family protein, with product MDKIRLFWWNERVFHNKAKENYGDLLGKYLVEKISGKKVLFTKPNKFSLLDFISPIYVTIGSILGQVNHKCIVWGSGIITKDQYVKQPKKIVAVRGPQTRKRLMELGYVVPEVYGDPALLLPDYYFPTIQKKYKIGIVPHYVDYSMVKELFKDKPEIKVIDLMTNSIESTTDEFLQCEKIISSSLHGIILAHAYRIPAVWQKFSENVFGDDIKYQDYFESVNIPMYKPNVIQIDNLAEVFEKVTTLPNQNLVENIKLNLIKNCPFKN from the coding sequence ATGGATAAAATTAGATTGTTTTGGTGGAATGAAAGGGTTTTTCATAATAAAGCTAAGGAAAATTATGGAGACTTATTAGGTAAATATTTGGTAGAGAAAATTTCCGGGAAAAAGGTTTTATTTACCAAACCAAATAAATTTTCATTGTTAGATTTCATAAGTCCAATATATGTTACTATAGGAAGTATATTAGGTCAAGTTAACCACAAATGTATAGTTTGGGGGAGTGGTATAATCACTAAAGATCAATATGTAAAGCAACCTAAAAAAATTGTAGCAGTAAGAGGTCCTCAAACAAGGAAAAGGTTGATGGAATTAGGGTATGTTGTGCCTGAAGTTTATGGTGATCCAGCACTATTGTTGCCAGATTATTATTTTCCAACCATTCAAAAAAAATATAAAATTGGAATAGTACCTCATTATGTCGATTATTCAATGGTAAAAGAGTTATTTAAAGATAAACCTGAAATTAAGGTTATTGATTTAATGACGAATTCAATTGAATCTACAACAGATGAATTTTTACAGTGTGAAAAAATTATTTCTTCGTCTTTACATGGAATTATTTTAGCTCATGCTTATAGAATTCCAGCAGTGTGGCAAAAATTTTCTGAAAATGTATTTGGAGATGATATCAAATACCAAGACTATTTTGAATCGGTTAATATTCCAATGTATAAACCAAATGTTATTCAAATTGATAATTTAGCAGAAGTTTTCGAAAAAGTTACAACTTTGCCTAATCAAAATTTAGTGGAAAACATTAAGTTAAATTTAATTAAAAATTGCCCATTTAAAAACTAA
- a CDS encoding N-acetylneuraminate synthase family protein produces the protein MTNPYYIAEIGQAHEGSLGILHSYIDALATTGVHAVKFQMHIAAAESSSHEPFRVKFSYEDATRFDYWKRMEFTLDQWKGIKKHCDEVGLDFICSPFSNLAVDWLEEIGVKYYKIGSGEVNNLLLLEKIAKTKKPIIISSGMSNFSELDCTVAFLKQRNVTFSILQCTTSYPTHPEQFGLNVINELKDRYQVKVGFSDHSSKIATNVAAVALGAEILEFHVVFNKKMFGPDAKSSLTIEEIEQLVQDCNAIATALKNPIDKNNNAQFSELKSIFEKSLSVNKDLPAGHVLKFEDLEAKKPKGLGIDAVNFEKIIGKKISRNLAQWDFLNENDVINE, from the coding sequence ATGACTAACCCCTATTACATTGCAGAAATTGGACAAGCACATGAAGGTAGTTTAGGTATATTACATTCTTATATTGATGCTCTTGCAACTACAGGTGTGCATGCGGTAAAATTTCAAATGCATATTGCAGCAGCTGAAAGTAGTTCGCATGAACCATTTCGAGTGAAGTTTTCATATGAAGACGCAACTCGTTTTGATTATTGGAAGCGAATGGAATTTACTTTAGACCAGTGGAAAGGCATAAAAAAACATTGTGATGAGGTGGGTTTAGATTTTATTTGTTCACCGTTCAGTAATTTAGCAGTTGATTGGCTAGAAGAAATTGGGGTTAAATATTATAAAATAGGTTCTGGTGAAGTAAATAATTTATTATTGCTTGAAAAAATTGCAAAAACAAAGAAACCAATTATCATTTCATCAGGAATGAGTAATTTTTCTGAATTAGACTGCACTGTAGCTTTTTTAAAACAAAGAAATGTAACTTTTTCAATTTTACAATGCACTACTTCGTATCCTACACATCCAGAACAATTTGGGTTAAATGTAATCAATGAACTTAAAGATAGATATCAAGTAAAAGTTGGATTTTCTGACCATTCGTCTAAAATTGCAACTAATGTAGCTGCTGTAGCCTTAGGTGCAGAAATTCTTGAATTTCATGTAGTTTTTAATAAAAAGATGTTTGGTCCAGATGCTAAATCTTCTTTAACTATTGAAGAAATAGAACAATTGGTTCAAGACTGTAATGCTATTGCTACTGCTCTAAAAAATCCAATTGACAAAAATAATAATGCCCAATTTTCAGAATTAAAATCTATATTTGAAAAATCTCTTTCAGTGAATAAAGATTTACCTGCGGGACATGTTTTAAAGTTTGAAGATTTAGAAGCAAAAAAACCTAAAGGTTTGGGTATTGATGCAGTAAATTTTGAAAAAATAATAGGGAAAAAAATTTCAAGAAATTTAGCTCAATGGGATTTTTTGAATGAAAATGATGTAATCAATGAATAA
- the neuC gene encoding UDP-N-acetylglucosamine 2-epimerase, with amino-acid sequence MNNKRKIAVVITARPSYSRVKTVLEAIQMHSSLELQLIIAASALLDRYGSAVNFIEKDGFNIAAKVFNVLEGENLTAAAKTTGIGILELSTVFDNLKPDIVVTVADRFETMATAIAASYMNIPLAHIQGGEVTGNIDEKVRHSITKLADYHFVASESAKERVIKLGEDANFVFNTGCPSIDLAKQVKENSVQLPFDPYEKYGGVGAKPDLKNGYLVVMQHPVTNEYQDSRKHIEATLQAVYELNKPTLWFWPNVDAGADGTSTGIRAFRETHQLPNVHFFKNMEGKDFLHLLNHADCLIGNSSVGIRECAYLGVPVVNIGSRQNRRDRGENVIDVNYDIVAIKNAILNRISSIKNSSNVYGGGDAGKQIADLLYEVPLLFHKTIMY; translated from the coding sequence ATGAATAATAAAAGAAAAATAGCAGTTGTCATTACAGCCCGACCTTCTTATAGTCGTGTTAAAACAGTATTAGAAGCAATTCAAATGCATTCGTCGTTGGAATTGCAATTAATTATTGCTGCTTCGGCCTTATTAGATAGGTATGGATCTGCAGTAAATTTTATTGAAAAAGACGGATTTAATATTGCTGCAAAAGTTTTTAATGTGTTGGAAGGAGAAAATCTGACTGCTGCTGCAAAAACAACTGGTATTGGAATTCTAGAATTGTCTACTGTTTTTGATAATTTAAAACCAGATATAGTGGTGACAGTTGCAGACCGTTTTGAAACCATGGCGACTGCAATTGCGGCTTCATATATGAATATTCCATTAGCGCATATTCAGGGTGGGGAAGTAACTGGAAATATTGATGAAAAAGTTCGCCATTCAATTACTAAATTAGCAGATTATCATTTTGTTGCTTCTGAAAGCGCAAAAGAAAGGGTGATAAAATTAGGTGAGGATGCTAATTTTGTTTTTAATACAGGTTGTCCGTCTATTGATTTAGCTAAACAAGTTAAAGAAAATAGTGTTCAATTACCTTTTGATCCTTATGAAAAGTATGGAGGTGTAGGAGCTAAGCCTGATTTAAAAAACGGTTATTTAGTAGTAATGCAGCATCCTGTTACTAATGAGTATCAAGATTCAAGAAAACATATTGAAGCTACCTTGCAAGCTGTTTATGAATTGAACAAACCAACATTGTGGTTTTGGCCTAATGTAGATGCAGGGGCAGACGGAACATCAACCGGAATTAGAGCATTTAGAGAAACACATCAATTACCCAATGTGCATTTCTTTAAAAATATGGAAGGTAAAGATTTTTTACATTTATTAAATCATGCAGATTGTTTAATTGGTAATTCAAGTGTAGGAATAAGAGAATGTGCCTATTTGGGTGTGCCAGTAGTAAATATTGGTTCTCGACAAAATAGAAGAGATAGAGGTGAAAATGTTATAGATGTTAACTATGATATTGTTGCAATAAAGAATGCAATACTGAATAGAATTTCTTCAATTAAAAATAGTTCAAATGTTTATGGTGGAGGAGACGCTGGTAAGCAAATTGCTGATTTACTTTATGAAGTACCTTTACTGTTTCATAAAACAATAATGTATTAA
- a CDS encoding acylneuraminate cytidylyltransferase family protein — MKILGIITARGGSKGVPGKNIKLLGNMPLLAYTSNAAKKSNLLSKTIISSDDASILKIAHEFQIEVPFVRPSELATDTSSSIEVVQHAIEFLESQGEFYDAVCLLQPTTPFRSNGFLDVAIQKFINEDVDALVSVLPVPHEFNPHWVFEPDNNGMLKIATGEKEIIKRRQELPPAYFRDGSIYITKTSVIKSGSFYGTKLGFIENDPEFYVNIDTLKDWELAEAKLNWIKDRL, encoded by the coding sequence ATGAAAATTTTAGGAATTATTACTGCACGCGGTGGCTCAAAAGGTGTGCCAGGTAAAAATATAAAATTACTTGGTAATATGCCTTTACTTGCATATACCTCCAATGCAGCAAAAAAGTCTAATTTACTTTCTAAAACAATTATTTCATCAGATGATGCATCAATTTTAAAGATAGCGCATGAATTTCAAATAGAAGTGCCTTTTGTTAGACCTAGTGAGTTGGCAACAGATACTTCTTCGAGTATTGAAGTAGTGCAACATGCCATTGAGTTTCTAGAATCTCAAGGTGAATTTTATGATGCAGTTTGTTTATTACAACCTACTACTCCTTTTAGAAGTAATGGTTTTTTAGATGTTGCAATTCAAAAATTTATAAATGAAGATGTTGATGCTTTAGTAAGTGTCTTACCTGTTCCTCATGAGTTTAATCCGCATTGGGTTTTTGAGCCAGATAATAATGGTATGCTTAAAATCGCAACAGGTGAAAAAGAAATAATTAAAAGAAGACAAGAATTGCCACCAGCTTATTTTAGAGATGGATCTATTTATATTACCAAGACATCAGTAATTAAATCAGGAAGTTTTTATGGAACTAAATTGGGTTTTATTGAAAATGACCCTGAATTTTATGTAAATATTGATACTCTGAAAGATTGGGAGTTAGCTGAAGCTAAATTAAATTGGATTAAAGATAGGTTATAA
- the asnB gene encoding asparagine synthase (glutamine-hydrolyzing), translated as MCGIVGIFSQNLQVEDRKVRLNNMLKAQSHRGPDAEQQWHDDSCSLGHNRLSIIDLSSEANQPMRSSCGNYMVVFNGEIYNYLEIKKELVPHFTFHTQSDTEVLLNAYIHWGTTCLEKFNGMFSIAIWDRIKQELFIARDRFGVKPFYFYKKENSLVFASEIKSIWAFGVNKKRNNKVWANYLTFGTYGLPHETFWDDIYQLPAGHFAVINTQSILNFDVVQWYDFVQNIKNTTILDELTLKEQYSQLLNEAIQLRFRADVPLGMNVSGGLDSSTLIALIHKNLPSSKKMEAFTFYCNDSNYDELPWVEALLENKPYHLNKVLLEAKIVPNLIEEVSQVQDEPFGGFPTLAYSLLFKEAASKGIKVVLDGQGMDEAWAGYDYYHNQSNNIIQGINSSPVRPEVLDADFALLAEKEHYEKPFESSMQNMQYRDIFYTKIPRALRFNDRISMLHGTELREPFLDYRLVELAFAQKDEVKYNQGNTKWMLRQISQELISDKVALAPKRPLQTPQREWIANDLQNFVFDQINSFGDFEFIDKKKVLQIWKEYTNGNQDNSFYIWQWINLVALK; from the coding sequence ATGTGTGGAATAGTTGGAATATTTTCCCAAAATCTTCAAGTTGAAGATAGAAAAGTACGTTTAAATAACATGCTTAAAGCCCAATCGCATAGAGGTCCTGATGCTGAACAACAATGGCACGATGACAGTTGTAGTTTAGGGCATAATCGCTTAAGTATTATCGATTTGTCTTCAGAGGCTAACCAACCAATGAGGAGTTCATGTGGTAATTATATGGTGGTGTTTAATGGAGAAATTTATAATTATTTAGAAATTAAAAAAGAATTAGTACCTCATTTTACCTTTCATACGCAGTCTGATACCGAAGTGTTGTTAAATGCCTACATTCATTGGGGAACAACGTGTTTGGAAAAATTCAATGGGATGTTTTCAATTGCTATTTGGGATCGTATAAAGCAAGAACTTTTTATTGCTCGGGATCGATTTGGAGTCAAACCATTTTATTTCTATAAAAAAGAAAATTCATTGGTTTTTGCTAGTGAAATTAAATCCATTTGGGCTTTTGGAGTAAACAAAAAAAGAAACAATAAAGTCTGGGCAAATTATTTGACTTTTGGTACTTATGGTTTGCCTCATGAAACTTTTTGGGATGACATTTACCAATTGCCAGCTGGTCATTTTGCTGTTATTAATACACAATCCATCTTAAATTTCGATGTTGTGCAATGGTATGATTTTGTACAAAATATTAAAAACACGACAATTTTAGATGAATTAACATTAAAAGAGCAATATTCTCAATTGTTAAATGAGGCTATTCAACTGCGATTTAGAGCAGATGTGCCTTTGGGAATGAATGTGAGTGGCGGATTGGATTCTTCTACTTTAATTGCTTTAATTCATAAAAATTTACCTTCCTCTAAAAAGATGGAAGCTTTTACATTTTATTGTAATGATTCTAATTATGATGAACTACCTTGGGTGGAAGCCTTGTTAGAAAATAAGCCATATCACCTTAATAAAGTTTTATTGGAAGCTAAAATTGTTCCGAATTTAATTGAGGAAGTGAGTCAAGTTCAAGACGAACCTTTTGGTGGATTTCCTACGCTAGCTTACAGTCTGTTGTTTAAAGAAGCAGCATCTAAGGGTATAAAAGTTGTTTTAGACGGACAAGGTATGGATGAAGCTTGGGCGGGTTACGATTATTATCATAATCAATCGAACAACATAATTCAAGGTATCAATTCTAGTCCCGTTCGTCCTGAAGTATTAGATGCTGATTTTGCATTGTTGGCTGAAAAAGAACATTATGAAAAACCTTTTGAATCTTCTATGCAAAATATGCAATACAGGGATATTTTTTATACCAAAATTCCAAGGGCTTTACGCTTCAATGATCGAATAAGTATGTTGCATGGAACAGAATTAAGAGAACCATTTTTAGATTATAGATTAGTAGAATTAGCTTTTGCACAAAAAGATGAAGTAAAATATAATCAAGGCAATACTAAATGGATGTTGCGCCAAATTAGTCAAGAATTAATTTCAGATAAGGTTGCTTTAGCACCAAAAAGACCTCTGCAAACCCCTCAAAGGGAATGGATAGCTAATGACTTGCAAAATTTTGTTTTTGATCAAATAAATTCTTTTGGAGATTTTGAATTTATTGATAAGAAAAAAGTGCTTCAAATTTGGAAAGAATATACTAATGGAAATCAAGATAATAGTTTCTATATTTGGCAATGGATTAATTTGGTTGCCTTGAAGTAA
- a CDS encoding MBOAT family O-acyltransferase has protein sequence MFFNSLDFAIFLPIVFILYWFVFNKNKSWQNALLIFASYYFYACWDWRFLFLLIFSTLLDYVSGIKIEKSKSEGEAKFWFWLSVGINLGFLGVFKYYDFFAQSFAEFLNGFGLKAHPYLLKLVLPVGISFYTFHGLSYVIDVYKKRIQAEYNFVDYSLFVSYFPLLVAGPIERATHLLPQVKVKRTFNFEKAKEGTYQILWGLVKKVVIADSCAMYANAVFNDYEQMNTLSLIVGAVYFAFQIYGDFSGYSDIALGTSKLFGIDLLKNFDYPYFSRDIAEFWRRWHISLSSWFRDYLYIPLGGSKGGKWMQVRNTFIIFLVSGFWHGANWTFIVWGFINALYFLPLLLLNKNRSNLEPIDFKWNWKGLQILFNVFTTFCLATLAWIFFRANTITDALNYIKRMFTNLDFGSQYLSIERYTPELLVLVIAFVLFEWKNKYKIEPISGKYEWIKVFICMLALFALGVYSDYKEFIYFQF, from the coding sequence ATGTTTTTTAACTCATTAGATTTCGCTATATTTTTGCCAATAGTTTTTATACTATACTGGTTTGTTTTTAATAAAAATAAATCATGGCAAAATGCATTACTGATTTTCGCTAGTTATTATTTTTATGCTTGTTGGGATTGGCGCTTTTTGTTTCTTTTGATTTTTTCAACTCTTTTAGATTATGTCTCGGGTATAAAAATTGAAAAAAGTAAATCAGAAGGTGAAGCTAAATTTTGGTTCTGGCTAAGTGTAGGGATCAATTTAGGTTTTTTAGGTGTTTTTAAATACTACGACTTTTTTGCTCAATCTTTTGCTGAATTTTTAAATGGCTTTGGATTAAAAGCACATCCTTATTTGTTGAAATTAGTTTTACCAGTTGGAATTTCCTTTTATACGTTTCATGGTTTGTCTTATGTAATTGATGTTTATAAAAAACGTATTCAAGCAGAATATAATTTTGTAGATTATTCCCTTTTTGTTAGTTACTTTCCGTTGTTAGTTGCAGGTCCAATAGAACGCGCTACACATTTATTGCCTCAAGTAAAAGTAAAACGCACGTTTAATTTTGAAAAAGCTAAAGAAGGAACCTATCAAATTTTATGGGGATTAGTTAAAAAAGTGGTTATTGCCGATTCGTGTGCCATGTATGCTAATGCAGTATTTAACGACTATGAACAGATGAATACATTGTCATTAATAGTAGGAGCAGTGTATTTTGCTTTCCAAATTTATGGCGACTTTAGTGGGTATTCTGATATTGCATTGGGTACTTCTAAACTATTCGGAATTGATTTATTGAAGAATTTTGATTATCCTTATTTTTCTAGAGATATAGCGGAGTTTTGGCGACGTTGGCATATTTCACTTTCTTCTTGGTTCCGTGATTATTTGTATATTCCTTTAGGAGGAAGTAAAGGTGGAAAATGGATGCAAGTTCGAAATACGTTTATTATTTTCTTAGTTAGTGGTTTTTGGCACGGGGCCAATTGGACTTTTATTGTTTGGGGATTCATTAATGCTTTGTATTTTTTACCCTTATTGTTATTGAATAAAAATAGAAGTAACCTAGAACCCATTGATTTTAAATGGAATTGGAAGGGGTTACAAATTTTGTTTAATGTGTTTACCACTTTTTGTTTGGCCACTTTAGCTTGGATTTTCTTTAGAGCAAATACTATAACTGACGCTTTAAATTACATTAAACGAATGTTCACTAATTTAGATTTTGGTTCCCAATATTTAAGTATTGAACGTTATACACCTGAATTATTAGTATTGGTTATTGCGTTTGTTTTATTTGAATGGAAAAACAAATATAAAATAGAGCCTATTTCTGGTAAATACGAATGGATAAAGGTTTTTATTTGTATGTTGGCACTGTTTGCACTTGGGGTGTATTCAGATTATAAAGAATTTATATACTTTCAGTTTTAA